In Haloarchaeobius salinus, the sequence CAATCTGAACAAGGCCGTCCGGGAGATCCAGCAGGTCGCTGGTACGAGTACGATGGACGAGAACGAGCAGATTCACGAGAAGCTTGTTCGCCACATCTCTGTCGAGCAGGACCGGGGCCACGGCAAGCAACATCAGACGGTCCAGTACATCGATTACGAGAACCCCGGGAAAAACGACTTCTTTGCGCTCAACCAGTTCCGGGTTGAGGGCCCTGTCGAAATTGTCAAGCCAGACATCGTGCTGTTCGTCAACGGGATTCCGCTCGGGGTCATCGAGTGCAAGAGCCCGCTGATTCCTGAACCGAAGTCCGAGGCGCTCGATCAGATCACGCGCTATCAGAACGAGCGCGACGGTGAGTCGGAGGGCGCCGAGGAACTGTTCCGGTACAATCAGTTCTCGGTCGCCACCTGGATGGAGGGCGCGGTGATGGGGACGTACCGGACGCCGAAGGACCAGTATAAGCCCTGGCGTGACGCCTACCCGCTGGAGGACGACGAGCTCATCGAGCTGTTCGATCTCGACGGCTACCTCCCGGACCAGTATCGCATGCTCTATGCGCTGTTCGAGCCCGAGCGCCTGCTCGACCAGCTCCGGCACTACACGGTGTTCGAGGAGCGCCAGAGCGGGACGATCAAGATGGTCGCTCGCTACCAGCAGTACCGGGCGGTCCGGAAGGCGCTCGAACGGATCGACAAGCGCGGGACGCGCGAGGCCAACGGGGGCGTCGTCTGGCACACCCAGGGGTCGGGGAAGTCGCTCACGATGCTGTTCCTCGCGCTGAAGCTGCGCCGCCTCAAGGACGACCCGACGTTGGTGCTCGTCACCGACCGGCGGGCGCTCGATGACCAGATTCACGCGACGTTCCAGCGCTGCGGGTTCCCGAACCCAAAGAAAGCCCAGAGCGTCGAAGATCTCCGGGAGCGCCTGAGCTACGACGCCGGCGAGACGATTACGACGCTCATCCACAAGTTCCAGACGACCGACGACGAGGACGACGAGTTCCCGGTGCTCTCGCATAACGAGAATATCTACGTGATGGCTGACGAGGCCCACCGCACGCAGGACAAGCAATTCGCGAACAACATGCGGACGGCGCTCCCGAACGCGTTCTACGTCGGGTTCACGGGAACGCCGATCGAGAAGGACGAGCGTAACACCCGCCGTACGTTCGGGAACTACATTGACACGTACACGATCGACCAGTCGCTGGAGGACGGTGCGACCGTTCCGATTCTATATCAGGGCCGACTCGCCGACATCCATCTTGAGGGTGAGACGCTCGACCGGCTGTTCGACCGCATCTTCTCGGACAAGAGTCCCGAGGAGAAGGCCGAGATTCAGAAGCGCTACGCGCGCTCGCAAGACCTCGCTGAGGCGCAAGCGCGCATCGATCGGGTGGCCTTGGACATCATCGAGCACTACGAGAACGAGATCGCGCGCCCGTTCAAGGGGATGGTCGTGACCACTAGCAAGGAGGCAGCGATTCGGTACAAGGAGACGCTGGACGGCCTCAACGGGCCGGAGTCTCGTGTGGTCGTCTCCGAGGGTCACAACGACCCCGAGCACATCAAGCGGTGGACGCCGTCGGACTCGGAGAAGAGCCAGTACAAGGAGTCGTTCGTCGACCCGAACGGCGAGGTCGAACTGCTGATTGTCTGTGATATGCTCCTGACGGGGTTCGACGCGCCGATTGCGCAGGTGATGTACCTCGACAAGCCGCTCCGCGAGCACGGCCTCCTGCAGGCGATCGCTCGGGTCAACCGGCCGTTCGAGGAGAAGAACCACGGGCTCATCATCGACTACTATGGCGTCTCCGACGAGCTCAAGGAGGCGCTCTCGATGTTCAGCGCGAAGGACGTCGAGCGGGCGATGGTGCCGCTGAAGGACAAGCAGCCCGAGCTTGAAGCCGCCCACAGCAAGGCCATCTCGTTCTTCGACGACCTCGATGAAGTAGAGAAGTGTGTTCAGTCGCTCGAGCCGGAGGACCGCCGGATCGAGTTCAAGAACGCGTTCAAGCGGTTCTCGCAGCTGATGGACATCGTTCTGCCGGACCCGATGGCGAATCCGTATCGCGAGGACTTGGAGCAGCTCAGCACCATCTTCGGGAAGGCCAAGGAGCGCTACCGTGACGACACGATGAACTTGGAGGGCGCTGGGGCGAAGGTCCGAAAGCTCATCCAGGACCACATCAGCTCGCAGGGCATCGAGATCATCAATGAGGAGCCGGTCTCCATCATGGACGAGGTCGAGTTCGATGCGAGACTTCAAGACCTAGAGAGCGACGAAGCCCGGGCGAGTGAGATGCAGAATGCCATCAAGCACGAGATCAACGTCCGGTTCGACGAGGATCCGGTCCAGTACGGGTCGCTCAGGGAGCGGCTCGAGGAGCTCATCGAGAAGTACCGTGAGGGGCGCCACAGCGAGCGCGAAACAATCGAGGAGCTGCGCTCGCTGATGGACGAGATTCGCTCGCGCGACAAGGCGGCCCGCAGCAAGGGGCTGCGTGACGAGACGGACCTGTCGTTCTATCACGCGGTCGAAGACGTGCTGGACGAACACGACACCGAGCAGGAGGACCTCGTCCAGCTCACCGGCAACCTTGTGGGGACTGTCGAGCAGTTCGTGACGATGGTCGAGTGGAAGGACCGCTCGCACCTCCAGAACAAGATGCGCAAGAAGGTGACCGGCGAGCTGTATCGCTCTGACATCGACCTGTCGGCCGACGAACGCCGGGAGCTGACCAACCGCGTGATCGAGCTGGCGCGCGCGCACTACCAATGAGCGAACGCCTGCAACGCCACCACCACATCGGGCAGACGAGCGTCCCCTACACCGTGGAGTGGTCCGAGGACCGGGAAACGATCGGCCTCTCCATCGACGAGTCGCTGGAAGTGACGGTGCGGGCGCCGATGACCGCGACGCACGACGACGTCGAGTCGGTCCTCGACTCACGGCAAGAGTGGCTGCTGGAGAAGGTCTACGGGTTGAAAGAGCAGGAAGGCCCTCCGTACCCGAAGGAGTACCTGAGCGGCGAGAAGCTCCAGTATCGCGGCCGGCAGTATCCCCTGGAGGTCGTTGAGGCGGACGTCCCGGAGCCCGAGCTGTCGTTTGACGAGCAGACGTTCACGCTGCGGGTGCACCGCTTCGATGCAGACGCGGACGGGGTGAGCGTGCGACGGAAGCGCCAGGCGATCGTCGACTGGTTCGTCAATCGCGCAGCGGAAGAGCTCCCGGACCGGGGGTCGCGGTTCGAGTCCCGGCTGGGGCTCGAAGATGTGCCCGTTGAGGTCGGAGAGATGGAAAGCCGGTGGGGCGAGTACGATGATGGCGTTGTCCGCCTCAACTGGCGGCTGGTGCTGGCGCCCGTCCGGATCCAGGACTACGTCCTCGCGCACGAACTGGCGCACTCCCTGCACGACGAGCATTCGGACTCGTTCTGGAACACGGTCGGTGCTCTCATCCCTGACTACGAGGAGCGCCGTGAATGGCTCAGGCTGAACGGCAACACACTGACAGTTTGATTGCCATCTGCGCGTAAATCCGAATCACGGTTGGAAATCGCAAGACAACGGTGACCTCACGGGGGCCCTCGTATGTTCACGCAATACATGGTGTATGGGCAAACAAAACCATGCCCGCGGTAGTGCAGCTAGTAACCAGTGTACGGAGCAGCGACGGACCGTAGCCGGACGGCTCGAAAAGGCCGGGCTCCACAGTGAGCGCTTTATCGACGTCACGGACGGACGAAAGCAGTCCTACGACCACACCCGACTGTCCCCCGATGCAGTCGCGGGCAACTACGGGGTCTACTGCGGCCGTGGGCTGCTGGGGTTCGACATCGACGATTACAACGGGCATGCCGATACCCGTGCGCTGGAAGGTCTGCCGGCGACCTTCACGGTGCGCACCCCGCACGGCGGCGAGCACCACTACTTCAAGAGCGTCCGCGGAGCCTCAGCCACGATCAGGGCGGCCACGGGGGGCGCCCGGAACGTCTCGCTGAACTGGGGCGAGATCTATGGCGGCGGGAAATATCTCGTTGGCCCGGGCTCCGAGATCACTGACTGCAACAAAACCGGGTGTACAGACACAGAGAACCACGAGTCGTACGCGATACTCGACGACCGGCCGATTGCAGAGATAGGGCCAGAATCGGTGCGGAGCGTGCTGTCCGCTCAGGCGGGCCA encodes:
- a CDS encoding M48 family metallopeptidase — its product is MSERLQRHHHIGQTSVPYTVEWSEDRETIGLSIDESLEVTVRAPMTATHDDVESVLDSRQEWLLEKVYGLKEQEGPPYPKEYLSGEKLQYRGRQYPLEVVEADVPEPELSFDEQTFTLRVHRFDADADGVSVRRKRQAIVDWFVNRAAEELPDRGSRFESRLGLEDVPVEVGEMESRWGEYDDGVVRLNWRLVLAPVRIQDYVLAHELAHSLHDEHSDSFWNTVGALIPDYEERREWLRLNGNTLTV
- a CDS encoding type I restriction endonuclease subunit R, with translation MPNEYAESERPALDTLQRIGWEVVDQQQTTWVDPRETESSAVLEPRLRDAVNRLNPWLDENNLNKAVREIQQVAGTSTMDENEQIHEKLVRHISVEQDRGHGKQHQTVQYIDYENPGKNDFFALNQFRVEGPVEIVKPDIVLFVNGIPLGVIECKSPLIPEPKSEALDQITRYQNERDGESEGAEELFRYNQFSVATWMEGAVMGTYRTPKDQYKPWRDAYPLEDDELIELFDLDGYLPDQYRMLYALFEPERLLDQLRHYTVFEERQSGTIKMVARYQQYRAVRKALERIDKRGTREANGGVVWHTQGSGKSLTMLFLALKLRRLKDDPTLVLVTDRRALDDQIHATFQRCGFPNPKKAQSVEDLRERLSYDAGETITTLIHKFQTTDDEDDEFPVLSHNENIYVMADEAHRTQDKQFANNMRTALPNAFYVGFTGTPIEKDERNTRRTFGNYIDTYTIDQSLEDGATVPILYQGRLADIHLEGETLDRLFDRIFSDKSPEEKAEIQKRYARSQDLAEAQARIDRVALDIIEHYENEIARPFKGMVVTTSKEAAIRYKETLDGLNGPESRVVVSEGHNDPEHIKRWTPSDSEKSQYKESFVDPNGEVELLIVCDMLLTGFDAPIAQVMYLDKPLREHGLLQAIARVNRPFEEKNHGLIIDYYGVSDELKEALSMFSAKDVERAMVPLKDKQPELEAAHSKAISFFDDLDEVEKCVQSLEPEDRRIEFKNAFKRFSQLMDIVLPDPMANPYREDLEQLSTIFGKAKERYRDDTMNLEGAGAKVRKLIQDHISSQGIEIINEEPVSIMDEVEFDARLQDLESDEARASEMQNAIKHEINVRFDEDPVQYGSLRERLEELIEKYREGRHSERETIEELRSLMDEIRSRDKAARSKGLRDETDLSFYHAVEDVLDEHDTEQEDLVQLTGNLVGTVEQFVTMVEWKDRSHLQNKMRKKVTGELYRSDIDLSADERRELTNRVIELARAHYQ
- a CDS encoding bifunctional DNA primase/polymerase; the protein is MGKQNHARGSAASNQCTEQRRTVAGRLEKAGLHSERFIDVTDGRKQSYDHTRLSPDAVAGNYGVYCGRGLLGFDIDDYNGHADTRALEGLPATFTVRTPHGGEHHYFKSVRGASATIRAATGGARNVSLNWGEIYGGGKYLVGPGSEITDCNKTGCTDTENHESYAILDDRPIAEIGPESVRSVLSAQAGHAGDVPQSALATYGVQDGERIPRTNNRTRSRQSGASASSEEQRAVDSEQAGLDSFR